A window of Drosophila subobscura isolate 14011-0131.10 chromosome E, UCBerk_Dsub_1.0, whole genome shotgun sequence contains these coding sequences:
- the LOC117890604 gene encoding protein starmaker — protein sequence MSCICQYYTPGVDSGMAQVGFPLKADKESPSENVVKDAEKETSEMTLPASDLADCRAENWLLKKKLMDFEITIENLQQLVSMIVEKQHRILIEMFELRKENRELQTECHLQREYHSMERNALMKQLHDIQTLSRNRSLELGSGSIEIDDNRSPEVREEAELSAEEQDETDDECESDIEYDSYEDQDSCTDDVDCEDLSETSPKTSRSSSPYSNGSESEDTDSQTAKNQDCENDSDSDSDQESDGDSDTD from the exons ATGTCCTGTATTTGCCAATATTATACGCCTGGCGTGGACAGCGGCATGGCTCAAGTGGGCTTTCCTTTGAAAGCTGATAAAGAAAGCCCATCCGAGAACGTCGTAAAAGA TGCGGAGAAGGAAACTTCTGAGATGACACTACCTGCCTCTGACTTAGCCGACTGTCGTGCAGAGAATTGGCTCCTTAAGAAAAAACTGATGGACTTTGAAATCACTATTGAGAATCTACAACAGTTGGTGAGTATGATAGTGGAGAAGCAGCATCGGATCTTGATCGAAATGTTCGAGCtgagaaaagaaaaccgaGAGCTGCAGACTGAGTGTCATCTCCAGCGAGAGTACCACTCAATGGAAAGAAATGCGTTGATGAAGCAGCTACATGACATTCAGACTTTGTCCAGAAATCGAAGCTTGGAATTG GGGAGTGGATCTATTGAAATTGATGATAACCGTAGCCCTGAGGTCCGCGAGGAAGCTGAATTATCCGCTGAAGAGCAGGATGAAACTGATGATGAGTGTGAGAGTGATATTGAGTACGATAGCTATGAAGATCAGGACTCTTGTACCGACGACGTAGACTGTGAAGACCTTTCGGAAACTTCACCCAAAACTTCACGAAGCAGTTCACCCTATTCAAACGGCTCAGAATCGGAAGACACGGATTCACAGACGGCCAAAAATCAAGATTGTGAAAACGATAGTGATAGCGATAGCGACCAAGAGAGCGATGGCGATAGCGATACTGACTGA